Proteins from a genomic interval of Pseudomonas asplenii:
- a CDS encoding amino acid aminotransferase → MSLFSAVEMAPRDPILGLNEAFNADTRTDKVNLGVGVYCDESGKIPLLRAVVEAETQRAAQHASRGYLPIDGIAAYDKAVQTLLFGQDSPLIAAGRVLTTQAVGGTGALKIGADFLKQLLPNATVAISDPSWENHRALFETAGFPVRNYRYYDAASNGVNRAGLLEDLNALPAKSIVVLHACCHNPTGVDLTPADWQDVLDVVKSKDLVPFLDMAYQGFGAGIHEDAAAVRLFAESGLTFFVSSSFSKSFSLYGERVGALSIVSESKEETARVLSQVKRVIRTNYSNPPTHGATIVATVLNSPELRAQWEAELGEMRDRIRDMRMQMVELLAQHGAKRDFSFVGRQRGMFSYSGLTVEQVARLKNEFGIYALDTGRICVASLNQRNIETVVKAIVQVI, encoded by the coding sequence ATGAGCCTGTTCTCCGCTGTCGAAATGGCACCACGCGATCCTATCCTGGGTCTCAACGAAGCATTCAATGCCGATACCCGTACCGACAAGGTAAACTTGGGCGTGGGTGTCTACTGTGACGAAAGTGGCAAGATTCCACTGTTGCGTGCCGTTGTCGAAGCCGAAACCCAGCGCGCGGCTCAGCATGCTTCCCGTGGTTATCTGCCGATCGACGGTATCGCGGCCTACGACAAGGCCGTGCAAACCCTGCTGTTCGGTCAGGATTCGCCGTTGATCGCGGCGGGTCGTGTGCTCACTACCCAGGCGGTCGGTGGGACGGGTGCACTGAAGATCGGTGCCGACTTCCTCAAGCAACTGCTGCCCAACGCCACCGTGGCGATCAGCGACCCGAGCTGGGAAAACCACCGCGCGCTGTTCGAAACCGCAGGTTTCCCGGTGCGTAACTATCGCTACTACGATGCCGCCAGCAACGGCGTGAACCGTGCCGGCCTGCTGGAAGACCTCAACGCACTGCCCGCCAAGTCCATCGTCGTGCTGCACGCCTGCTGCCATAACCCGACCGGTGTCGACCTGACTCCGGCCGACTGGCAGGACGTGCTGGACGTGGTCAAGTCCAAGGACCTGGTGCCGTTCCTCGACATGGCCTACCAGGGCTTTGGCGCTGGTATTCACGAGGACGCCGCCGCTGTGCGCCTGTTCGCCGAGTCGGGCCTGACCTTCTTCGTTTCCAGCTCGTTCTCCAAGTCGTTCTCGCTGTACGGCGAGCGTGTGGGGGCGCTGTCGATCGTCAGTGAGTCGAAGGAAGAAACTGCCCGCGTCCTGTCCCAGGTCAAGCGCGTGATCCGGACCAACTATTCCAACCCGCCGACCCACGGTGCGACTATCGTGGCGACCGTGCTGAACAGCCCTGAGTTGCGCGCCCAGTGGGAAGCGGAGCTGGGTGAGATGCGTGATCGCATCCGTGACATGCGCATGCAGATGGTCGAGCTGCTGGCCCAGCATGGCGCCAAGCGGGACTTCAGCTTTGTCGGTCGTCAGCGTGGGATGTTCTCCTACTCGGGTCTGACGGTGGAGCAGGTAGCGCGGTTGAAGAACGAGTTTGGTATCTATGCCCTGGATACTGGGCGGATCTGTGTGGCCTCGTTGAACCAGCGCAACATCGAGACTGTGGTCAAGGCCATTGTTCAGGTGATCTGA
- a CDS encoding OprD family porin, whose product MSVKINLLTLAVSLGLAQVAMADSITDQGDAKGFVEGSSLNLHLKNQYFDRDRKDGKSDLKDWTQGIFGNYSSGFTQGTVGFGVDAFGYWGIKLDGGPGTAGTGNLPTGRDGSPEDDYAKAGAALKLRVSKTELRYGDMQPTAPVFAAGGTRLIPETATGFDLLSSEIKGLDLEAGHFTSGTGVVSTSHDHDLYATYANVPTNAVSYVGGKYSVTDNLNFTLYGSEFQDIWRQYYTNGNYTLPLSPGQSLNFDFNLYRTLDEGQAKAGAINNTTFSFATAYTFLTAHTVTLAFQKVHGDTPFDYVGFGTNGPGDGGDSILLANSVQYSDFNGPGEKSWQARYDLNMKSYGVPGLSFMTRYIHGDDIDGTKMAADSPYRAYGYGADGEHHETDVEAKYVVQGGPAKDLSLRLRQSFHRGNADQAEGNNNELRLIADYPISIF is encoded by the coding sequence ATGTCGGTAAAGATCAACTTGCTTACACTGGCGGTATCGCTGGGGCTGGCCCAGGTCGCGATGGCGGACTCCATCACCGACCAGGGCGACGCCAAGGGTTTCGTCGAGGGCAGCAGCCTCAACCTGCACCTGAAGAACCAGTACTTCGACCGTGATCGCAAGGATGGCAAGTCCGACCTCAAGGACTGGACCCAGGGCATATTCGGTAACTACAGCTCCGGCTTTACCCAGGGCACCGTCGGTTTCGGCGTGGATGCCTTCGGCTACTGGGGCATCAAGCTCGATGGCGGCCCTGGCACCGCAGGCACCGGCAACCTGCCGACAGGCCGCGACGGCTCGCCCGAGGATGACTATGCCAAGGCCGGTGCCGCGCTCAAGCTGCGGGTTTCCAAGACCGAGCTGCGCTACGGCGACATGCAGCCAACCGCGCCGGTATTCGCCGCTGGCGGCACCCGGCTGATCCCGGAAACCGCCACCGGTTTCGACCTGCTCAGCAGCGAGATCAAGGGACTGGACCTGGAGGCCGGCCACTTCACCAGCGGCACAGGGGTAGTCAGCACCAGTCACGATCATGACCTGTACGCCACTTACGCCAACGTGCCGACCAACGCGGTCAGCTACGTGGGTGGCAAGTACAGCGTCACCGACAACCTGAACTTCACCCTCTACGGTTCGGAGTTCCAGGACATCTGGCGCCAGTACTACACCAACGGCAACTACACCTTGCCGCTCTCGCCGGGGCAGTCGCTGAACTTCGACTTCAACCTCTATCGTACCCTTGACGAGGGCCAGGCCAAGGCCGGAGCGATCAACAACACCACGTTCTCCTTTGCCACCGCCTACACCTTCCTGACGGCCCACACGGTGACCCTGGCCTTCCAGAAGGTGCACGGCGATACGCCGTTCGACTATGTCGGCTTCGGTACCAACGGCCCCGGTGACGGCGGCGATTCGATCCTGCTGGCGAACTCGGTGCAGTACTCGGACTTCAACGGTCCGGGCGAGAAATCCTGGCAGGCGCGCTATGACTTGAACATGAAGAGCTACGGGGTGCCGGGCCTGAGTTTCATGACCCGCTACATCCACGGTGATGACATTGATGGCACCAAAATGGCTGCTGACAGCCCGTATCGGGCCTATGGCTACGGGGCCGATGGCGAGCACCATGAAACCGATGTCGAGGCCAAGTACGTGGTGCAGGGAGGGCCGGCCAAGGATCTGTCCCTGCGCCTGCGCCAGTCGTTCCACCGGGGCAATGCCGACCAGGCCGAAGGCAACAACAATGAGCTGCGGCTGATCGCCGATTATCCGATCTCGATCTTCTGA
- a CDS encoding GGDEF domain-containing protein, whose protein sequence is MTASVTRVGIQAQDEAVPDLFRSETDALEHARSILALTEAGAPVYQQALADLTVHFERLMRETRRLIRRSDRAEREMNTLNAQLQTLASQLEYRATHDALTGVLNRGAVIDLTVEALHKTGAVMVVLDIDHFKHINDEFGHPAGDAVIQGIVDCLRQIVGNAGFIGRVGGEEFTVLMPAGTLEAGLALAENLRAAIAAHVFGPPVNRQITASFGVSASPLGTSFDCAYGQADAALYQAKRAGRNRVEAARTDAPQPAGEGPLLPPTDQKIEIG, encoded by the coding sequence ATGACCGCTTCAGTCACTCGCGTCGGTATACAGGCACAGGATGAGGCCGTACCCGACCTGTTCCGCAGCGAAACTGACGCCCTCGAACACGCCCGTTCGATCCTCGCCCTGACTGAAGCCGGCGCGCCGGTTTACCAGCAGGCACTCGCCGACCTGACCGTTCACTTTGAACGCCTGATGCGCGAGACACGACGACTGATCAGGCGCAGCGACCGCGCCGAACGAGAGATGAATACGCTCAACGCCCAGTTGCAGACCCTGGCGAGCCAGCTCGAATACCGCGCCACCCACGACGCCCTCACCGGCGTGCTGAATCGCGGCGCAGTCATCGACCTGACCGTAGAGGCCCTGCACAAAACCGGAGCGGTGATGGTGGTGCTGGACATCGACCACTTCAAGCACATCAACGACGAGTTTGGCCATCCCGCCGGTGATGCAGTGATCCAGGGAATCGTCGACTGCCTGCGACAGATCGTCGGTAACGCCGGGTTCATCGGCCGCGTGGGTGGCGAGGAATTTACCGTGCTGATGCCCGCCGGTACGCTCGAGGCCGGTCTGGCCTTGGCCGAAAATCTGCGTGCAGCGATTGCCGCGCATGTCTTCGGTCCCCCCGTGAACCGGCAGATCACCGCAAGCTTCGGCGTCAGTGCCAGCCCTCTGGGCACCAGTTTCGACTGCGCCTATGGCCAGGCGGATGCGGCGTTGTACCAGGCCAAGCGCGCGGGCAGGAACCGCGTGGAAGCGGCGCGAACGGACGCGCCGCAGCCTGCGGGAGAAGGCCCCCTTCTCCCGCCCACGGATCAGAAGATCGAGATCGGATAA